One genomic window of Scatophagus argus isolate fScaArg1 chromosome 16, fScaArg1.pri, whole genome shotgun sequence includes the following:
- the flr gene encoding tetratricopeptide repeat protein 30A isoform X2, with the protein MTAIKDGEYTATIYKLIKDGQYVEAIHILNGQLQKHTKSRAALSLLGYCYYHIQDFSSSAECYEQLTQLHPEVEEYKVYYAQSLYKAGAYPEATKASFMLDNPSSHTKMLKLQACIKYCEEDFSAAKSLLEQLSQDDPDYVYNMGCLLYQDGKYEEACRKFTSAMQVLGYVPALSYNIALCYYSLKNYPQALKYIGEIIERGIREHPELSVGMTTEGIDVHSVGNTLILHQTALIEAFNLKAAIEYQLKNLKGAQEALTDMPPRSEEELDPVTLHNQALLNMDAKPSEGFEKLAFLLQQPSFPPVTFGNLLLLYCKHEYFDLAADVLAENAHLTYKFLSPYMYEFLDALLTCQTAPEEAFRKFDEMNGKLMEQSRKLAKQDARLVRDDEVQKKALQDYDLMQEKYIVVLMAQAKIYWNRENFQMVEKIFRKSVDVCNDDDTWKLNVAHVLFMQNKYKEAIGFYEPIVKKHYDNVEQCNIQECPCKCKPSILNVSAVVLANLCVSYIMTSQNEEAEELMRKIEKEEEQISYDDPDKKVFHLCIVNLVIGTLYCAKGNYDFGISRVIKSLEPYNKKLGTDTWFYAKRCFLSLLENMSKHMVMLRDAVVQECIQFLEHCEAYGKEVPALIEQPLEETRIHIGKNTVTYEARLLKALFYEVIGWNK; encoded by the exons ATGACGGCTATAAAAGATGGCGAGTACACGGCTACAATCTACAAACTG ATTAAAGACGGCCAGTATGTGGAGGCGATTCACATCCTGAACGGCCAGCTTCAGAAACACACCAAG TCCAGGGCAGCGCTGTCTCTGCTGGGCTACTGCTACTATCACATCCAGGatttcagcagctctgcagagtgCTACGAGCAGCTCACCCAGCTGCACCcggaggtggaggagtacaagGTGTACTACGCCCAGTCGCTGTACAAAGCGGGCGCTTATCCTGAGGCCACCAAGGCCTCCTTCATGCTCGACAACCCCAGCAGTCACACCAAG ATGCTCAAACTGCAAGCCTGTATCAAATACTGTGAGGAAGATTTCTCTGCTGCCAAG tcACTGCTGGAGCAGCTGTCCCAGGACGACCCAGACTACGTCTACAATATGGGCTGCTTGCTTTACCAGGACGGCAAGTATGAAGAGGCATGCAGGAAGTTCACGTCTGCCATGCAAGTGCTGGGATACGTACCTG CGTTGTCCTACAACATCGCCTTGTGTTACTACAGCTTGAAGAACTACCCTCAGGCCCTCAAGTACATCGGAGAGATCATAGAACGAGGCATCAGAGAACATCCAG AGCTGAGTGTCGGCATGACGACTGAGGGAATCGACGTCCACAGTGTGGGCAACACGCTCATACTGCATCAGACGGCCCTGATCGAAGCTTTCAACCTCAAAGCTGCCATTGAGTACCAGCTAAAGAACC TGAAAGGAGCTCAGGAAGCTTTGACAGACATGCCGCCCAGATCAGAGGAG GAGCTGGACCCGGTGACTCTCCACAACCAGGCTCTTTTGAACATGGACGCGAAGCCGTCGGAGGGTTTTGAGAAGCTGgccttcctgctgcagcagccgTCCTTCCCCCCCGTCACCTTCGggaacctgctgctgctctactGCAAACACGAG TACTTTGACCTGGCAGCCGACGTCCTGGCAGAAAATGCTCATCTCACCTACAAGTTCCTCTCGCCG TACATGTACGAGTTCCTGGATGCCTTGTTGACCTGCCAGACAGCACCAGAGGAG GCTTTCAGGAAGTTCGATGAGATGAACGGCAAACTGATGGAGCAGTCACGCAAGCTGGCCAAGCAG GATGCCAGGCTGGTTCGAGACGATGAAGTGCAGAAGAAAGCTCTGCAGGACTATGACCTGATGCAGGAgaa GTACATTGTGGTCCTGATGGCCCAGGCCAAGATCTACTGGAACCGGGAGAACTTCCAGATGGTGGAGAAGATTTTCCGCAAGTCGGTGGACGTGTGTAATGACGACGACACCTGGAAGCTGAACGTGGCCCACGTGCTCTTCATGCAGAACAAGTACAAGGAGGCCATCGGCTTCTACGAGCCCATCGTCAAGAAGCACTACGATAAC GTGGAGCAGTGTAACATTCAGGAGTGTCCCTGCAAGTGCAAACCCTCG ATCCTGAATGTGAGCGCTGTGGTCCTGGCCAACCTGTGTGTGTCCTACATCATGACCAGTCAGAATGAAGAG GCTGAAGAGCTGATGAGGAAGATcgagaaagaggaagagcagatCTCCTACGACGACCCCGACAAGAAGGTTTTCCATCTGTGCATCGTCAACCTGGTCATTGG gacGCTGTACTGCGCCAAGGGGAACTACGACTTTGGCATCTCTCGTGTCATCAAGAGCCTGGAGCCTTACAACAAGAAG ctgggGACGGACACATGGTTCTATGCCAAGcgctgtttcctctctctgctggagAACATGTCCAAACACATGGTCATGCTGCGGGACGCTGTGGTACAGGAGTGTATTCAGTTCCTGGAGCACTGCGAGG CGTACGGTAAAGAGGTTCCCGCCCTCATTGAGCAACCGCTGGAGGAGACCCGCATTCACATCGGCAAGAACACCGTCACCTACGAGGCTCGACTGCTCAAGGCGCTGTTCTACGAGGTCATTGGCTGGaacaaatga
- the flr gene encoding tetratricopeptide repeat protein 30A isoform X3, which yields MTAIKDGEYTATIYKLIKDGQYVEAIHILNGQLQKHTKSRAALSLLGYCYYHIQDFSSSAECYEQLTQLHPEVEEYKVYYAQSLYKAGAYPEATKASFMLDNPSSHTKMLKLQACIKYCEEDFSAAKSLLEQLSQDDPDYVYNMGCLLYQDGKYEEACRKFTSAMQVLGYVPALSYNIALCYYSLKNYPQALKYIGEIIERGIREHPELSVGMTTEGIDVHSVGNTLILHQTALIEAFNLKAAIEYQLKNLKGAQEALTDMPPRSEEELDPVTLHNQALLNMDAKPSEGFEKLAFLLQQPSFPPVTFGNLLLLYCKHEYFDLAADVLAENAHLTYKFLSPYMYEFLDALLTCQTAPEEAFRKFDEMNGKLMEQSRKLAKQLQDARLVRDDEVQKKALQDYDLMQEKYIVVLMAQAKIYWNRENFQMVEKIFRKSVDVCNDDDTWKLNVAHVLFMQNKYKEAIGFYEPIVKKHYDNILNVSAVVLANLCVSYIMTSQNEEAEELMRKIEKEEEQISYDDPDKKVFHLCIVNLVIGTLYCAKGNYDFGISRVIKSLEPYNKKLGTDTWFYAKRCFLSLLENMSKHMVMLRDAVVQECIQFLEHCEAYGKEVPALIEQPLEETRIHIGKNTVTYEARLLKALFYEVIGWNK from the exons ATGACGGCTATAAAAGATGGCGAGTACACGGCTACAATCTACAAACTG ATTAAAGACGGCCAGTATGTGGAGGCGATTCACATCCTGAACGGCCAGCTTCAGAAACACACCAAG TCCAGGGCAGCGCTGTCTCTGCTGGGCTACTGCTACTATCACATCCAGGatttcagcagctctgcagagtgCTACGAGCAGCTCACCCAGCTGCACCcggaggtggaggagtacaagGTGTACTACGCCCAGTCGCTGTACAAAGCGGGCGCTTATCCTGAGGCCACCAAGGCCTCCTTCATGCTCGACAACCCCAGCAGTCACACCAAG ATGCTCAAACTGCAAGCCTGTATCAAATACTGTGAGGAAGATTTCTCTGCTGCCAAG tcACTGCTGGAGCAGCTGTCCCAGGACGACCCAGACTACGTCTACAATATGGGCTGCTTGCTTTACCAGGACGGCAAGTATGAAGAGGCATGCAGGAAGTTCACGTCTGCCATGCAAGTGCTGGGATACGTACCTG CGTTGTCCTACAACATCGCCTTGTGTTACTACAGCTTGAAGAACTACCCTCAGGCCCTCAAGTACATCGGAGAGATCATAGAACGAGGCATCAGAGAACATCCAG AGCTGAGTGTCGGCATGACGACTGAGGGAATCGACGTCCACAGTGTGGGCAACACGCTCATACTGCATCAGACGGCCCTGATCGAAGCTTTCAACCTCAAAGCTGCCATTGAGTACCAGCTAAAGAACC TGAAAGGAGCTCAGGAAGCTTTGACAGACATGCCGCCCAGATCAGAGGAG GAGCTGGACCCGGTGACTCTCCACAACCAGGCTCTTTTGAACATGGACGCGAAGCCGTCGGAGGGTTTTGAGAAGCTGgccttcctgctgcagcagccgTCCTTCCCCCCCGTCACCTTCGggaacctgctgctgctctactGCAAACACGAG TACTTTGACCTGGCAGCCGACGTCCTGGCAGAAAATGCTCATCTCACCTACAAGTTCCTCTCGCCG TACATGTACGAGTTCCTGGATGCCTTGTTGACCTGCCAGACAGCACCAGAGGAG GCTTTCAGGAAGTTCGATGAGATGAACGGCAAACTGATGGAGCAGTCACGCAAGCTGGCCAAGCAG TTGCAGGATGCCAGGCTGGTTCGAGACGATGAAGTGCAGAAGAAAGCTCTGCAGGACTATGACCTGATGCAGGAgaa GTACATTGTGGTCCTGATGGCCCAGGCCAAGATCTACTGGAACCGGGAGAACTTCCAGATGGTGGAGAAGATTTTCCGCAAGTCGGTGGACGTGTGTAATGACGACGACACCTGGAAGCTGAACGTGGCCCACGTGCTCTTCATGCAGAACAAGTACAAGGAGGCCATCGGCTTCTACGAGCCCATCGTCAAGAAGCACTACGATAAC ATCCTGAATGTGAGCGCTGTGGTCCTGGCCAACCTGTGTGTGTCCTACATCATGACCAGTCAGAATGAAGAG GCTGAAGAGCTGATGAGGAAGATcgagaaagaggaagagcagatCTCCTACGACGACCCCGACAAGAAGGTTTTCCATCTGTGCATCGTCAACCTGGTCATTGG gacGCTGTACTGCGCCAAGGGGAACTACGACTTTGGCATCTCTCGTGTCATCAAGAGCCTGGAGCCTTACAACAAGAAG ctgggGACGGACACATGGTTCTATGCCAAGcgctgtttcctctctctgctggagAACATGTCCAAACACATGGTCATGCTGCGGGACGCTGTGGTACAGGAGTGTATTCAGTTCCTGGAGCACTGCGAGG CGTACGGTAAAGAGGTTCCCGCCCTCATTGAGCAACCGCTGGAGGAGACCCGCATTCACATCGGCAAGAACACCGTCACCTACGAGGCTCGACTGCTCAAGGCGCTGTTCTACGAGGTCATTGGCTGGaacaaatga
- the flr gene encoding tetratricopeptide repeat protein 30A isoform X4, protein MTAIKDGEYTATIYKLIKDGQYVEAIHILNGQLQKHTKSRAALSLLGYCYYHIQDFSSSAECYEQLTQLHPEVEEYKVYYAQSLYKAGAYPEATKASFMLDNPSSHTKMLKLQACIKYCEEDFSAAKSLLEQLSQDDPDYVYNMGCLLYQDGKYEEACRKFTSAMQVLGYVPALSYNIALCYYSLKNYPQALKYIGEIIERGIREHPELSVGMTTEGIDVHSVGNTLILHQTALIEAFNLKAAIEYQLKNLKGAQEALTDMPPRSEEELDPVTLHNQALLNMDAKPSEGFEKLAFLLQQPSFPPVTFGNLLLLYCKHEYFDLAADVLAENAHLTYKFLSPYMYEFLDALLTCQTAPEEAFRKFDEMNGKLMEQSRKLAKQDARLVRDDEVQKKALQDYDLMQEKYIVVLMAQAKIYWNRENFQMVEKIFRKSVDVCNDDDTWKLNVAHVLFMQNKYKEAIGFYEPIVKKHYDNILNVSAVVLANLCVSYIMTSQNEEAEELMRKIEKEEEQISYDDPDKKVFHLCIVNLVIGTLYCAKGNYDFGISRVIKSLEPYNKKLGTDTWFYAKRCFLSLLENMSKHMVMLRDAVVQECIQFLEHCEAYGKEVPALIEQPLEETRIHIGKNTVTYEARLLKALFYEVIGWNK, encoded by the exons ATGACGGCTATAAAAGATGGCGAGTACACGGCTACAATCTACAAACTG ATTAAAGACGGCCAGTATGTGGAGGCGATTCACATCCTGAACGGCCAGCTTCAGAAACACACCAAG TCCAGGGCAGCGCTGTCTCTGCTGGGCTACTGCTACTATCACATCCAGGatttcagcagctctgcagagtgCTACGAGCAGCTCACCCAGCTGCACCcggaggtggaggagtacaagGTGTACTACGCCCAGTCGCTGTACAAAGCGGGCGCTTATCCTGAGGCCACCAAGGCCTCCTTCATGCTCGACAACCCCAGCAGTCACACCAAG ATGCTCAAACTGCAAGCCTGTATCAAATACTGTGAGGAAGATTTCTCTGCTGCCAAG tcACTGCTGGAGCAGCTGTCCCAGGACGACCCAGACTACGTCTACAATATGGGCTGCTTGCTTTACCAGGACGGCAAGTATGAAGAGGCATGCAGGAAGTTCACGTCTGCCATGCAAGTGCTGGGATACGTACCTG CGTTGTCCTACAACATCGCCTTGTGTTACTACAGCTTGAAGAACTACCCTCAGGCCCTCAAGTACATCGGAGAGATCATAGAACGAGGCATCAGAGAACATCCAG AGCTGAGTGTCGGCATGACGACTGAGGGAATCGACGTCCACAGTGTGGGCAACACGCTCATACTGCATCAGACGGCCCTGATCGAAGCTTTCAACCTCAAAGCTGCCATTGAGTACCAGCTAAAGAACC TGAAAGGAGCTCAGGAAGCTTTGACAGACATGCCGCCCAGATCAGAGGAG GAGCTGGACCCGGTGACTCTCCACAACCAGGCTCTTTTGAACATGGACGCGAAGCCGTCGGAGGGTTTTGAGAAGCTGgccttcctgctgcagcagccgTCCTTCCCCCCCGTCACCTTCGggaacctgctgctgctctactGCAAACACGAG TACTTTGACCTGGCAGCCGACGTCCTGGCAGAAAATGCTCATCTCACCTACAAGTTCCTCTCGCCG TACATGTACGAGTTCCTGGATGCCTTGTTGACCTGCCAGACAGCACCAGAGGAG GCTTTCAGGAAGTTCGATGAGATGAACGGCAAACTGATGGAGCAGTCACGCAAGCTGGCCAAGCAG GATGCCAGGCTGGTTCGAGACGATGAAGTGCAGAAGAAAGCTCTGCAGGACTATGACCTGATGCAGGAgaa GTACATTGTGGTCCTGATGGCCCAGGCCAAGATCTACTGGAACCGGGAGAACTTCCAGATGGTGGAGAAGATTTTCCGCAAGTCGGTGGACGTGTGTAATGACGACGACACCTGGAAGCTGAACGTGGCCCACGTGCTCTTCATGCAGAACAAGTACAAGGAGGCCATCGGCTTCTACGAGCCCATCGTCAAGAAGCACTACGATAAC ATCCTGAATGTGAGCGCTGTGGTCCTGGCCAACCTGTGTGTGTCCTACATCATGACCAGTCAGAATGAAGAG GCTGAAGAGCTGATGAGGAAGATcgagaaagaggaagagcagatCTCCTACGACGACCCCGACAAGAAGGTTTTCCATCTGTGCATCGTCAACCTGGTCATTGG gacGCTGTACTGCGCCAAGGGGAACTACGACTTTGGCATCTCTCGTGTCATCAAGAGCCTGGAGCCTTACAACAAGAAG ctgggGACGGACACATGGTTCTATGCCAAGcgctgtttcctctctctgctggagAACATGTCCAAACACATGGTCATGCTGCGGGACGCTGTGGTACAGGAGTGTATTCAGTTCCTGGAGCACTGCGAGG CGTACGGTAAAGAGGTTCCCGCCCTCATTGAGCAACCGCTGGAGGAGACCCGCATTCACATCGGCAAGAACACCGTCACCTACGAGGCTCGACTGCTCAAGGCGCTGTTCTACGAGGTCATTGGCTGGaacaaatga
- the flr gene encoding tetratricopeptide repeat protein 30A isoform X1: MTAIKDGEYTATIYKLIKDGQYVEAIHILNGQLQKHTKSRAALSLLGYCYYHIQDFSSSAECYEQLTQLHPEVEEYKVYYAQSLYKAGAYPEATKASFMLDNPSSHTKMLKLQACIKYCEEDFSAAKSLLEQLSQDDPDYVYNMGCLLYQDGKYEEACRKFTSAMQVLGYVPALSYNIALCYYSLKNYPQALKYIGEIIERGIREHPELSVGMTTEGIDVHSVGNTLILHQTALIEAFNLKAAIEYQLKNLKGAQEALTDMPPRSEEELDPVTLHNQALLNMDAKPSEGFEKLAFLLQQPSFPPVTFGNLLLLYCKHEYFDLAADVLAENAHLTYKFLSPYMYEFLDALLTCQTAPEEAFRKFDEMNGKLMEQSRKLAKQLQDARLVRDDEVQKKALQDYDLMQEKYIVVLMAQAKIYWNRENFQMVEKIFRKSVDVCNDDDTWKLNVAHVLFMQNKYKEAIGFYEPIVKKHYDNVEQCNIQECPCKCKPSILNVSAVVLANLCVSYIMTSQNEEAEELMRKIEKEEEQISYDDPDKKVFHLCIVNLVIGTLYCAKGNYDFGISRVIKSLEPYNKKLGTDTWFYAKRCFLSLLENMSKHMVMLRDAVVQECIQFLEHCEAYGKEVPALIEQPLEETRIHIGKNTVTYEARLLKALFYEVIGWNK; encoded by the exons ATGACGGCTATAAAAGATGGCGAGTACACGGCTACAATCTACAAACTG ATTAAAGACGGCCAGTATGTGGAGGCGATTCACATCCTGAACGGCCAGCTTCAGAAACACACCAAG TCCAGGGCAGCGCTGTCTCTGCTGGGCTACTGCTACTATCACATCCAGGatttcagcagctctgcagagtgCTACGAGCAGCTCACCCAGCTGCACCcggaggtggaggagtacaagGTGTACTACGCCCAGTCGCTGTACAAAGCGGGCGCTTATCCTGAGGCCACCAAGGCCTCCTTCATGCTCGACAACCCCAGCAGTCACACCAAG ATGCTCAAACTGCAAGCCTGTATCAAATACTGTGAGGAAGATTTCTCTGCTGCCAAG tcACTGCTGGAGCAGCTGTCCCAGGACGACCCAGACTACGTCTACAATATGGGCTGCTTGCTTTACCAGGACGGCAAGTATGAAGAGGCATGCAGGAAGTTCACGTCTGCCATGCAAGTGCTGGGATACGTACCTG CGTTGTCCTACAACATCGCCTTGTGTTACTACAGCTTGAAGAACTACCCTCAGGCCCTCAAGTACATCGGAGAGATCATAGAACGAGGCATCAGAGAACATCCAG AGCTGAGTGTCGGCATGACGACTGAGGGAATCGACGTCCACAGTGTGGGCAACACGCTCATACTGCATCAGACGGCCCTGATCGAAGCTTTCAACCTCAAAGCTGCCATTGAGTACCAGCTAAAGAACC TGAAAGGAGCTCAGGAAGCTTTGACAGACATGCCGCCCAGATCAGAGGAG GAGCTGGACCCGGTGACTCTCCACAACCAGGCTCTTTTGAACATGGACGCGAAGCCGTCGGAGGGTTTTGAGAAGCTGgccttcctgctgcagcagccgTCCTTCCCCCCCGTCACCTTCGggaacctgctgctgctctactGCAAACACGAG TACTTTGACCTGGCAGCCGACGTCCTGGCAGAAAATGCTCATCTCACCTACAAGTTCCTCTCGCCG TACATGTACGAGTTCCTGGATGCCTTGTTGACCTGCCAGACAGCACCAGAGGAG GCTTTCAGGAAGTTCGATGAGATGAACGGCAAACTGATGGAGCAGTCACGCAAGCTGGCCAAGCAG TTGCAGGATGCCAGGCTGGTTCGAGACGATGAAGTGCAGAAGAAAGCTCTGCAGGACTATGACCTGATGCAGGAgaa GTACATTGTGGTCCTGATGGCCCAGGCCAAGATCTACTGGAACCGGGAGAACTTCCAGATGGTGGAGAAGATTTTCCGCAAGTCGGTGGACGTGTGTAATGACGACGACACCTGGAAGCTGAACGTGGCCCACGTGCTCTTCATGCAGAACAAGTACAAGGAGGCCATCGGCTTCTACGAGCCCATCGTCAAGAAGCACTACGATAAC GTGGAGCAGTGTAACATTCAGGAGTGTCCCTGCAAGTGCAAACCCTCG ATCCTGAATGTGAGCGCTGTGGTCCTGGCCAACCTGTGTGTGTCCTACATCATGACCAGTCAGAATGAAGAG GCTGAAGAGCTGATGAGGAAGATcgagaaagaggaagagcagatCTCCTACGACGACCCCGACAAGAAGGTTTTCCATCTGTGCATCGTCAACCTGGTCATTGG gacGCTGTACTGCGCCAAGGGGAACTACGACTTTGGCATCTCTCGTGTCATCAAGAGCCTGGAGCCTTACAACAAGAAG ctgggGACGGACACATGGTTCTATGCCAAGcgctgtttcctctctctgctggagAACATGTCCAAACACATGGTCATGCTGCGGGACGCTGTGGTACAGGAGTGTATTCAGTTCCTGGAGCACTGCGAGG CGTACGGTAAAGAGGTTCCCGCCCTCATTGAGCAACCGCTGGAGGAGACCCGCATTCACATCGGCAAGAACACCGTCACCTACGAGGCTCGACTGCTCAAGGCGCTGTTCTACGAGGTCATTGGCTGGaacaaatga
- the c16h16orf89 gene encoding UPF0764 protein C16orf89 homolog → MRAAGHQLAAVLTLFAAVCGSRAEVIDDILASLSRGATFLERQHEHINLDGVVGFIMLQAELKEAVRTWPHSDPVSWAQRTSAVALVKRLDQSFNKALAALKQSDPKYYREFEPLLSWGFWSIPQGWSSTDPSLVYPSSMTTECYDEQLSDKCLTLLLGTWKTNGTPCIVTKPCRDTMTRFGCPYYSLSHQLLYFMIGQMRGCTNLLKGDTRASRANMTERSYEKIFCSNMMKTNQDIIKDGLTDQMVDIFIENILICGLAGFSDFYKADWLQHILRLQDEEEGCFGRDKSIMSQIIGDELLEQLQPHRRVKRREKILPDGCSSHMTAVAVGALGGYLNYYLTEQDITKRPLS, encoded by the exons ATGCGGGCAGCGGGGCACCAGCTGGCCGCAGTGCTGACTCTGTTCGCCGCAGTGTGCGGGTCGCGGGCGGAGGTGATCGACGACATCCTGGCCAGCCTCTCCAGGGGAGCCACCTTCCTGGAGCGGCAACACGAGCACATCAACCTGGACGGGGTGGTCGGCTTCATCATGCTGCAGG CTGAACTGAAGGAAGCAGTTCGGACGTGGCCTCACAGCGACCCGGTCAGCTGGGCTCAGAGAACCTCCGCCGTGGCTCTGGTCAAACGTCTCGATCAAAGCTTCAACAAGGCCCTCGCCGCCCTGAAGCAGAGCGACCCCAAGTACTACAGAG AGTTTGAGCCCCTGCTGTCATGGGGTTTCTGGTCGATTCCTCAGGGCTGGAGCTCCACAGATCCCAGCCTGGTCTATCCCTCCAGCATGACCACCGAGTGCTACGACGAGCAGCTCAGTGACAAATGTCTGACGCTGCTGCTGGGCACCTG GAAGACAAACGGGACGCCCTGCATCGTCACCAAGCCCTGTCGGGACACCATGACCCGCTTTGGTTGTCCATACTACTCTCTGTCCCACCAGCTGCTGTACTTCATGATTGGACAAATG AGGGGCTGCACCAACCTGCTGAAAGGAGACACTCGGGCGTCCCGGGCCAACATGACGGAGCGCAGCTACGAGAAGATCTTCTGCTCCAACATGATGAAGACCAACCAGGACATCATCAAAGACGGTCTGACCGATCAGATGGTCGACATCTTCATTGAAAACA TCCTAATTTGCGGATTGGCTGGTTTCTCTGACTTCTACaaagctgattggctgcagcATATCCTCCGGCTGCAGGACGAGGAAGAGGGCTGCTTCGGCAGAGACA AGAGCATCATGTCTCAGATCATCGGAGACGAGCTGCTGGAGCAGTTGCAGCCCCACAGGAGAGtcaagaggagggagaagataCTTCCAG ATGGCTGCTCCAGTCACATGACGGCAGTGGCTGTCGGTGCTCTGGGAGGGTACCTGAACTACTACCTGACAGAACAGGACATCACGAAGAGGCCGCTCTCCTGA
- the alg1 gene encoding chitobiosyldiphosphodolichol beta-mannosyltransferase, whose product MATNCSCSAFLTVFALIAGLVAVFYVTGVSVRWSAVSLVVITGLVLLWLRTLRQRNGGTDRRVCVLVLGDIGRSPRMQYHALSLSKHGYAVTFVGFLETKPHQDVLREEKIRIVPIIDVKGVQAGPKILTYVTKVLVQGLQLVHVLLKMETQAQILMQNPPGLPSIAVAWLVCVLRGSRLIVDWHNYGYTIMALSHGGRHPVVWLAKWYEHVLGPLATHSLCVTNAMKDDLQKNWGIKATTLYDRPASIFRETPLRLQHELFVRLANTYPQFQSNKSDEEDEVERTVFSARRLTEDTVSLRAERPVLLISSTSWTEDEDFSILLTALEEYEGFIKGGASLPSLVCVITGKGPQKEYYRKLIDSLQLEHVQICTPWLEAEDYPVLLGSADLGVCLHKSSSGLDLPMKVVDMFGCCLPVCAIHFDCLHELVKHEENGLIFRDPQELAEQLQSLLSEFPRSDSRLGAFRRNLRTSRGQRWDDNWDQNVLPLISAP is encoded by the exons atggcgACGAACTGCAGCTGCTCGGCTTTTCTGACTGTATTTGCGCTAATTGCGGGACTTGTTGCGGTGTTTTATGTAACAGGTGTAAGTGTAAGATGGTCGGCCGTGTCTCTGGTTGTCATAACCGGCCTGGTGTTGCTGTGGTTACGGACGTTACGGCAGCGGAACGGTGGGACTGACCGGCgggtgtgtgtgctggtatTGGGGGATATCGGTCGCAGCCCTCGGATGCAGTATCACGCGTTGTCCCTCAGCAAACACGGATATGCTGTAACTTTTGTCGGGTTTCTGG AAACCAAACCTCATCAAGACGtactgagagaggagaaaatacGGATCGTCCCCATAATAGATGTGAAGGGTGTTCAAG cgGGACCTAAAATCCTCACGTACGTGACCAAGGTGCTGGTTCAGGGTCTGCAGCTTGTCCACGTGCTGCTGAAGATGGAGACGCAGGCTCAGATCCTAATGCAG AATCCTCCGGGCTTGCCCAGCATCGCAGTGGCTTGGCTCGTGTGCGTCCTGCGTGGCAGCAGATTAATTGTCGACTGGCACAACTACGGCTACACCATCATGGCCCTGAGCCACGGCGGCAGACACCCGGTGGTCTGGCTGGCAAAGTG GTATGAACATGTCTTAGGTCCACTTGCCACTCACAGCCTGTGTGTGACCAACGCAATGAAGGACGACCTGCAGAAAAACTGGGGCATCAA GGCGACGACTCTGTACGACAGGCCGGCCTCCATCTTCAGAGAGACTCCGCTGAGGCTGCAGCACGAGCTCTTCGTACGACTGGCCAACACGTATCCTCAGTTTCAGAGCAACAA GTCTGACGAGGAGGACGAGGTGGAGAGGACAGTTTTCTCTGCTCGTCGCCTGACTGAAGACACGGTGAGCTTGAGGGCGGAGCGACCGGTGCTGTTGATCAGCAGCACCAGCTGGacag AGGATGAAGATTTCTCCATCCTGCTGACGGCTCTTGAAG AGTACGAAGGTTTCATTAAAGGAGGAGCTTCACTTCCATCTTTAGTCTGTGTGATCACAG GTAAGGGTCCTCAGAAGGAATACTACAGGAAGCTGATTGACTCTCTGCAGTTAGAACACGTGCAGATCTGCACTCCCTGGCTGGAGGCGGAGGACTATCCTGTTTTATTAG GTTCAGCAGATCTCGGGGTTTGTCTCCACAAGTCGTCCAGCGGTCTGGATCTACCCATGAAGGTGGTGGACATGTTCGGCTGCTGTCTGCCCGTCTGTGCCATCCACTTCGACTG TTTACACGAACTGGTGAAGCACGAGGAGAACGGACTGATCTTCAGAGACCCTCAGGAGCTCGCAGAGCAGCTCCAG